The sequence below is a genomic window from Ipomoea triloba cultivar NCNSP0323 chromosome 2, ASM357664v1.
aTGCTTAAATCAATAGactttaaatacaaaagtatttaaaagtctagATCGAATACCAtcaaaaagtttataaaaaccTTGATCAAATACACCCCAAACATTCTTATAAACTTTTACTTTGTCACTGCaagtaaatatttaaataatacttttcattTACTAGACTAATACCGTGccaattttatatatgtataacaaCCGTTATATGAAAAATAACCTGAGCACCTAACCAAACATATGGTGATATGGACATAACCTTATTTCTTATCTTATACTCCGtacttaatttatatttatatcacATATGGGTCTTCATTAACTCTGCACCATTCTGAGTTCTCTCCCTAAATAATGGCTTCACACCCAAAACCTTCTTCCAACAAAAGCTTCATCCATGCCCCTGCACCCACCACCGCCTCCGCCGCGGCGTCTCGAGCACCGGCGAGCCACAGGAAGTTTTGCTTCCGAAAGCGAGGGAAGCTGCCAACGGCGCGGCTAGGGGGGAAGAAGCCGCGGCGGGGATTCTTTCTGGTGAAGCTTTTCCGGCGGGCGAGACTGCGGTGGCTCCGGCTGCACTACTCAACCATGGTGAAGAAGATCAAAGATTATTACCAGCGACTCATAAAGGATATCGTCGACGGCGGCGGAGCCATTGATTCCTTCCACCAACGCCTGATCATGGAGACGTCTTTTGCCGTTCCGGTGATGGGACTTTCTTTGAACTCTTTTCCTAGCCATTACGGCAAATAGctcgccggcgccggcggaTTTTCTTGTTTATCCGGTAAATAACTCCGATCTCCTTCATTGTCATCTGTAACTTTCTCAAGATCTTCCATggggaataaaaaataaataaataaaaagagattTTTACGATtttcttttcaagaaaatgatttaCCAAATTATTTCCTAATTTTCTGGTAGCTGAACAAAGAAGATTactgattaattaattaattaatcttgtATAATCCACATTATTACACCCccagtttatttttaattttcaaatacatGCATCTGAGTTGAGATCATACATTGGCATCAAAACCGTTTAGCTCACTCTCTAGCTTCTGCAGCCTATTCTCAGACTAATTTTGTGTACTAAAATTGTAATCTTCGGACTTTGCTTCACCTCTTTTACATTAATCTATTTTGAGTTTAGTTTCAAAAAGATCATAATACACCGGAATAAAGTACAATCTTAACCGAATCAGTGAAACAGGTAATTTGGTAATTACAACATTTTACGTTTGACTTATATGTTTGAATAGATCAactattgaatttatttctttaaaatcataatataaatttcacacataatatattttcgGATAGagactacatttttttttttttaacgaatgAAAGTTGTATATGTTGTTAAGCTATAGTTTCGTACGTTGCAAGTTCATTAGACGTGGGAGATCACATGCCTCGTTGACTCTATTTGATCTTTGGGGAACCATATATTCCTTTTGTTCCCAAGTTGTAACAATTATTTTGGCATTACTAGTCAGAACATCTTACCTCAgcaaacaaatattttatatttattatccaaaaaaatattttacaagttAAATGATGAATATTAATGT
It includes:
- the LOC116004270 gene encoding uncharacterized protein LOC116004270 produces the protein MASHPKPSSNKSFIHAPAPTTASAAASRAPASHRKFCFRKRGKLPTARLGGKKPRRGFFLVKLFRRARLRWLRLHYSTMVKKIKDYYQRLIKDIVDGGGAIDSFHQRLIMETSFAVPVMGLSLNSFPSHYGK